A genomic window from Chanos chanos chromosome 14, fChaCha1.1, whole genome shotgun sequence includes:
- the dtymk gene encoding thymidylate kinase isoform X3, with amino-acid sequence MGVRRGALIVLEGVDRAGKTTQCKRLVQALRDSGKEAEMMRFPDRTTMIGQLISSYLEKKSNLEDHTGFSLEWCQNPDVGLPKPDLVMFLQVNPAEVAGRGGFGDERYETSVFQRAVQQKFEQLIKDPSVNWKVIDAARSIEDVHTEIKTLSENAINIAENQPIGELWK; translated from the exons ATGGGTGTAAGAAGAGGTGCACTTATTGTCCTCGAAGGAGTCGACAGGGCTGGAAAAACGACGCAGTGCAAAAGACTTGTTCAAGCTTTAAGAGACAGTGGAAAAGAGGCCGAAATGATGAGATTTCCCG ACAGAACCACTATGATTGGCCAGCTAATCAGCTCGTATTTGGAGAAAAAGAGTAATCTGGAGGACCACACC GGCTTCTCTCTGGAGTGGTGCCAGAACCCAGACGTGGGTCTGCCAAAGCCCGACCTGGTGATGTTCCTCCAGGTGAACCCGGCTGAAGTGGCAGGGCGTGGAGGGTTTGGAGACGAACGTTATGAGACCAGCGTCTTCCAACGGGCTGTGCAGCAGAAGTTTGAGCAGCTGATCAAAGATCCCTCAGTTAACTGGAAG GTGATTGATGCAGCCAGAAGCATAGAGGatgtacacacagaaataaagacacTGAGTGAAAATGCCATTAACATAGCTGAAAATCAGCCAATTGGAGAGCTATGGAAGTAa
- the dtymk gene encoding thymidylate kinase isoform X1 has protein sequence MGVRRGALIVLEGVDRAGKTTQCKRLVQALRDSGKEAEMMRFPDRTTMIGQLISSYLEKKSNLEDHTVHLLFSANRWEQVPLMKKKLEQGISLVVDRYAFSGVAFTSAKPGFSLEWCQNPDVGLPKPDLVMFLQVNPAEVAGRGGFGDERYETSVFQRAVQQKFEQLIKDPSVNWKVIDAARSIEDVHTEIKTLSENAINIAENQPIGELWK, from the exons ATGGGTGTAAGAAGAGGTGCACTTATTGTCCTCGAAGGAGTCGACAGGGCTGGAAAAACGACGCAGTGCAAAAGACTTGTTCAAGCTTTAAGAGACAGTGGAAAAGAGGCCGAAATGATGAGATTTCCCG ACAGAACCACTATGATTGGCCAGCTAATCAGCTCGTATTTGGAGAAAAAGAGTAATCTGGAGGACCACACCGTGCACCTTCTCTTCTCAGCGAACCGTTGGGAACAAGT GCCTTTAATGAAGAAGAAACTGGAGCAGGGGATTAGCTTGGTTGTGGACCGATACGCATTCTCTGGAGTGGCATTTACCAGTGCCAAACCA GGCTTCTCTCTGGAGTGGTGCCAGAACCCAGACGTGGGTCTGCCAAAGCCCGACCTGGTGATGTTCCTCCAGGTGAACCCGGCTGAAGTGGCAGGGCGTGGAGGGTTTGGAGACGAACGTTATGAGACCAGCGTCTTCCAACGGGCTGTGCAGCAGAAGTTTGAGCAGCTGATCAAAGATCCCTCAGTTAACTGGAAG GTGATTGATGCAGCCAGAAGCATAGAGGatgtacacacagaaataaagacacTGAGTGAAAATGCCATTAACATAGCTGAAAATCAGCCAATTGGAGAGCTATGGAAGTAa
- the dtymk gene encoding thymidylate kinase isoform X2, with protein sequence MGVRRGALIVLEGVDRAGKTTQCKRLVQALRDSGKEAEMMRFPDRTTMIGQLISSYLEKKSNLEDHTVHLLFSANRWEQVPLMKKKLEQGISLVVDRYAFSGVAFTSAKPVNPAEVAGRGGFGDERYETSVFQRAVQQKFEQLIKDPSVNWKVIDAARSIEDVHTEIKTLSENAINIAENQPIGELWK encoded by the exons ATGGGTGTAAGAAGAGGTGCACTTATTGTCCTCGAAGGAGTCGACAGGGCTGGAAAAACGACGCAGTGCAAAAGACTTGTTCAAGCTTTAAGAGACAGTGGAAAAGAGGCCGAAATGATGAGATTTCCCG ACAGAACCACTATGATTGGCCAGCTAATCAGCTCGTATTTGGAGAAAAAGAGTAATCTGGAGGACCACACCGTGCACCTTCTCTTCTCAGCGAACCGTTGGGAACAAGT GCCTTTAATGAAGAAGAAACTGGAGCAGGGGATTAGCTTGGTTGTGGACCGATACGCATTCTCTGGAGTGGCATTTACCAGTGCCAAACCA GTGAACCCGGCTGAAGTGGCAGGGCGTGGAGGGTTTGGAGACGAACGTTATGAGACCAGCGTCTTCCAACGGGCTGTGCAGCAGAAGTTTGAGCAGCTGATCAAAGATCCCTCAGTTAACTGGAAG GTGATTGATGCAGCCAGAAGCATAGAGGatgtacacacagaaataaagacacTGAGTGAAAATGCCATTAACATAGCTGAAAATCAGCCAATTGGAGAGCTATGGAAGTAa